A genomic segment from Candidatus Brocadia sinica JPN1 encodes:
- a CDS encoding peroxidase family protein has product MTRILLISCMFLSVFIGCKKPETEISEERSVIEDIAARLNPRVKRNQDRPWVLWQWFTGTRYDIASRQLTQAVGIAAALGELEKFRINLVANNMHDTNGAWGDRGRQTGDERRVVWKAMQDGSSCGERSLKNPVYRARTLDGRCNDFDNPLMGAVGQRFGRNVTIETANRSVIDFHRKVTSSQDAGDPNPRVISERLLVRKDPFNHHAAPFFNLWASAWIQFMTHDWFSHTRDGWNDNSNTFSISESKLQSLAKVGQGGGWEVARTLHDDQKGLAGLKNIPVETWKNTVTFWWDASQLYGWDQETQQRVLDPKDKAKLKVSDTGVLPSYSEVGLHPPKGFLDQEISAFADNWWVGLSLMHVMFSKEHNYIVDQLRQNATPPSGAAAWSDEELYDTARLIISALLAKIHTIEWTPQLLYNRLGDMAMHTNWQGLLGSTQGDSPFKEEIMRIAREGSKKAINDFTATLQDFRKDELVSLAVTGTGVMGMPRAEHFGVPFTLTEEFTSVYRLHPTIPDFLAIYDADVLSQGQVRQFSGRELESKVPGIKTVQNQIAIVDTVREGSKRFMRGIGIDSIALSFGLTGCGQLTLENFPCFMTELVVPQAPGGKIDLAAMDIIRDRERGVPRFNEFRRQLQLKPLKDFTDFIDKELVWEIENNRSRDFRKDPNLTADELQAKQAELKRQQRLVEEMRKVYDSDIEKVDLLVGILAEFSRPHGFVISETQFQVFILNASRRLFSDRFFTEHYRPEFYTRWGFDYVNTTNMVDVIKRQFPKLRPALRNVKNPFDLWDRKRSDFALEYQKRGDFLQE; this is encoded by the coding sequence ATGACCCGCATATTATTAATCTCATGTATGTTTTTATCTGTTTTTATTGGATGCAAAAAACCGGAGACCGAGATAAGTGAAGAAAGATCTGTGATAGAAGATATTGCAGCCAGGTTGAATCCCAGAGTGAAACGCAATCAGGACCGCCCCTGGGTACTTTGGCAATGGTTTACGGGAACCCGTTATGATATCGCCTCACGCCAATTAACTCAAGCTGTTGGTATTGCTGCCGCATTAGGCGAGTTAGAAAAGTTCCGCATAAATCTTGTAGCCAATAATATGCACGATACCAATGGTGCATGGGGTGATCGGGGCCGGCAGACAGGAGACGAACGGCGGGTTGTCTGGAAGGCAATGCAGGATGGTTCGTCTTGTGGGGAAAGGAGCCTGAAAAATCCAGTCTACCGCGCACGAACGCTCGATGGCCGCTGCAACGATTTTGATAACCCATTGATGGGCGCCGTAGGGCAGCGGTTTGGGCGGAATGTAACCATTGAGACCGCTAATAGATCTGTCATTGATTTCCATCGCAAAGTGACTTCCTCACAGGATGCGGGCGACCCTAATCCCCGCGTTATCAGTGAACGCCTTTTAGTGAGAAAAGACCCCTTTAACCATCACGCAGCGCCATTTTTTAATCTTTGGGCCTCTGCCTGGATTCAATTTATGACTCATGATTGGTTTTCTCATACCCGTGATGGATGGAACGACAATAGCAACACCTTTTCCATTTCTGAAAGTAAATTGCAAAGCTTAGCAAAAGTTGGGCAAGGGGGTGGTTGGGAGGTGGCGCGAACTCTCCACGACGATCAAAAAGGTTTGGCTGGTTTAAAAAATATTCCCGTGGAAACATGGAAAAATACGGTGACCTTCTGGTGGGATGCCTCGCAACTTTACGGCTGGGACCAGGAAACGCAGCAAAGGGTGCTCGATCCCAAAGACAAAGCCAAATTAAAAGTGTCGGACACTGGGGTGCTCCCCTCTTACAGCGAAGTTGGACTTCATCCCCCTAAAGGCTTCCTTGACCAGGAAATATCAGCTTTTGCAGATAACTGGTGGGTGGGCCTTAGTTTGATGCACGTCATGTTTTCTAAAGAGCATAACTATATCGTTGATCAATTGCGGCAAAACGCTACCCCCCCGAGTGGGGCAGCAGCATGGAGTGATGAGGAACTCTATGATACCGCCAGGCTAATCATCTCTGCATTACTAGCCAAAATTCATACCATCGAATGGACGCCCCAACTTCTTTACAATCGGCTGGGGGACATGGCTATGCATACCAATTGGCAAGGCTTGTTGGGCAGTACCCAAGGGGATTCCCCATTTAAAGAGGAAATCATGCGCATAGCCAGGGAAGGCTCTAAAAAAGCTATCAATGACTTTACCGCTACGCTACAGGATTTTCGCAAAGATGAGTTAGTCAGCCTTGCGGTTACTGGCACCGGCGTCATGGGGATGCCAAGGGCGGAACACTTCGGGGTACCATTTACCTTAACGGAGGAATTTACTTCTGTCTATCGGCTCCATCCCACCATACCAGATTTTTTAGCAATTTATGATGCTGACGTACTTTCTCAAGGTCAAGTGCGACAATTTAGCGGCAGAGAATTAGAAAGTAAAGTGCCTGGTATAAAAACCGTTCAGAACCAAATCGCCATTGTCGATACTGTTCGGGAAGGTTCGAAACGTTTTATGCGGGGAATCGGGATCGATAGTATCGCATTATCTTTTGGCCTTACCGGCTGTGGGCAGCTCACCCTCGAAAATTTTCCCTGCTTTATGACTGAACTTGTGGTGCCTCAGGCGCCCGGAGGTAAAATTGACCTTGCTGCAATGGACATTATTCGGGATAGAGAGCGTGGGGTCCCGCGCTTTAATGAATTTCGCCGGCAACTGCAACTGAAACCTTTGAAGGATTTTACTGATTTTATCGACAAAGAGCTTGTGTGGGAAATTGAAAACAACAGATCGCGTGATTTCCGTAAAGATCCCAATCTTACCGCTGACGAACTTCAGGCAAAACAAGCAGAGCTGAAACGTCAGCAACGGCTGGTGGAAGAAATGCGCAAGGTTTATGACAGCGACATTGAAAAAGTAGATCTTCTGGTTGGTATCCTCGCCGAGTTCTCACGGCCACACGGCTTCGTGATCAGTGAAACTCAGTTTCAGGTTTTTATTTTAAACGCTTCCCGAAGGTTGTTTAGCGATCGGTTTTTTACCGAACATTATCGGCCAGAATTTTATACCCGGTGGGGATTTGACTATGTGAACACTACCAATATGGTGGATGTCATCAAACGACAATTTCCAAAGCTTCGGCCGGCACTACGTAATGTTAAAAATCCCTTTGATTTATGGGATCGGAAAAGATCTGATTTTGCTTTAGAATATCAGAAAAGAGGGGATTTTTTACAGGAATAG
- a CDS encoding GMC family oxidoreductase N-terminal domain-containing protein, which yields MNAKLSNSITELKDRYGIIVIGSGYGGSITAARLASAGYEVCLLERGKEWIPGEFPDEMAEVTAQFRSDSNPLGLYDYRVTEDVDVFVGCGLGGTSLINANVIFKPDDDVFNNSRWPDEIREDRDNGKLNKYFEKANDMLQGAVYPDNRPSLGKIKAHEKSAKDRPGKYYKLNLAVNFEKYNDEPNHVGVHQRPCILCGDCMTGCNVLAKNTLYMNYLPFAKSQGASIITEMEVNYISKADGGGYFVHCTSHSEDKKSRFIHANVVIIAAGALGSTHILLNSRDRGLAVSDKIGHYFSGNADSFGVGYNSDQRTDVLGFGNIRDKRSKIQVGPLILSVIDYRRKELELKDRYIIEEGDFPRAFVDFTRYSMPKISAVAGHDTDFSVIDEASEAARVVRDIAHYDVKGALNHSMLYLGIGHDSADGVIAVDSEGKIRIHWAAAPSKPIFQKIDDEMKQLTKALGGTYIRNPRWTPFFGRNIITVHPLGGCAMGKSADTGVVDHRGRVFDLAQDTSGAVHNGLFVADGSMIPTSLGVNPFFTISALSERIANLIVQDATVNKKPREGALPPPVIISPPLGIEFTTEMNGYFSKSVTNAKTPEDFHKAEKLGKQEGNDIGFKLTAYIDSVDKFVIEPAHDARAEGHIKMGSMKQMVEQGRFNLFIKDPQIHTKRMLFSLQFFGDDGQPCLLDGYKEMRDDPDVDIWEIWKDYTTLFITIHKGNTTRDPVLGQGIVRIHLHDITRQLATIRVRNGSNVKTAFSAKNKFTSFFFGELYETYMKNLLPSQQTHG from the coding sequence ATGAACGCAAAGTTATCTAATTCAATAACAGAACTGAAAGATCGTTATGGAATTATAGTCATTGGTTCAGGTTATGGTGGCTCAATAACTGCGGCAAGACTGGCATCTGCGGGATATGAAGTTTGTCTTCTCGAAAGAGGGAAAGAGTGGATACCGGGCGAGTTTCCCGACGAAATGGCTGAAGTGACTGCACAATTTCGTTCAGATAGCAATCCATTAGGGTTATATGACTATCGTGTAACTGAGGATGTTGATGTTTTCGTGGGATGTGGTCTTGGTGGGACATCTTTAATTAATGCGAACGTCATCTTTAAACCAGACGATGATGTTTTTAACAATAGCAGATGGCCGGACGAGATTCGTGAAGACCGGGATAACGGTAAACTCAATAAATATTTTGAAAAGGCGAATGACATGTTACAGGGTGCTGTCTATCCAGACAACCGTCCATCTTTGGGGAAAATAAAAGCTCATGAAAAATCAGCCAAAGACCGTCCCGGTAAATACTATAAACTGAATCTGGCAGTTAATTTTGAAAAATATAATGATGAACCCAATCATGTTGGTGTACATCAAAGACCTTGCATCTTATGTGGCGACTGCATGACCGGTTGTAACGTCCTGGCTAAGAACACATTATACATGAATTATCTTCCTTTTGCGAAAAGTCAGGGCGCATCTATTATAACGGAAATGGAAGTCAACTACATTAGTAAAGCCGATGGTGGTGGTTATTTTGTTCATTGTACTTCTCATTCAGAGGACAAAAAATCAAGGTTTATCCATGCAAATGTCGTCATTATAGCTGCCGGCGCTTTGGGTTCTACGCACATACTGTTGAATTCCCGCGATCGGGGTCTTGCTGTTTCTGATAAGATCGGGCATTATTTTTCCGGGAATGCGGACTCATTTGGGGTTGGTTACAATAGTGACCAGAGAACCGACGTGCTCGGTTTTGGCAATATCCGAGATAAACGTTCGAAGATTCAAGTCGGCCCCTTGATCCTCTCTGTTATCGATTATCGCAGGAAAGAACTGGAACTGAAAGACCGTTACATTATAGAAGAGGGTGATTTTCCAAGAGCCTTCGTAGACTTCACCCGGTACTCCATGCCAAAGATTAGTGCAGTTGCCGGCCATGATACCGATTTCAGTGTCATTGACGAGGCTTCAGAAGCCGCACGGGTGGTGAGAGATATTGCACATTATGATGTAAAAGGCGCCCTCAACCATTCAATGTTATATCTGGGAATAGGGCACGACAGCGCAGATGGCGTTATCGCAGTTGACTCTGAGGGGAAGATACGCATTCACTGGGCGGCGGCGCCGTCCAAACCAATTTTTCAAAAGATTGATGATGAAATGAAACAACTAACGAAAGCATTGGGAGGGACTTACATCAGGAATCCCAGGTGGACGCCGTTCTTTGGCAGGAATATAATTACGGTTCATCCGCTGGGAGGTTGTGCTATGGGCAAAAGTGCTGATACAGGCGTTGTTGATCATCGCGGGAGGGTCTTTGATCTGGCACAAGATACATCTGGTGCAGTTCATAATGGACTTTTTGTTGCTGATGGTTCAATGATTCCCACCTCGTTAGGAGTGAATCCGTTTTTTACAATCTCCGCTTTATCCGAACGAATCGCTAACCTGATTGTTCAGGATGCCACCGTAAATAAGAAACCAAGGGAGGGCGCCCTGCCCCCCCCGGTGATTATTTCACCTCCTCTAGGTATCGAATTTACTACGGAGATGAATGGTTATTTCAGTAAGAGTGTGACAAATGCAAAGACACCTGAGGATTTTCATAAAGCTGAAAAGCTTGGGAAACAGGAAGGGAACGATATCGGCTTCAAACTAACGGCGTATATAGACAGTGTCGATAAATTTGTGATTGAACCTGCACATGATGCTCGTGCAGAAGGTCATATAAAGATGGGCAGCATGAAACAAATGGTCGAACAAGGGCGGTTTAACTTGTTCATCAAAGACCCGCAAATACATACAAAACGCATGCTCTTTTCATTGCAATTCTTCGGCGATGATGGTCAACCCTGCTTGCTGGACGGCTATAAAGAGATGCGGGATGACCCTGATGTTGATATCTGGGAAATATGGAAAGATTATACAACCCTTTTCATTACCATTCACAAAGGGAATACAACTCGAGACCCGGTATTAGGACAAGGTATTGTTCGTATACATTTACATGATATTACCCGACAGTTAGCCACGATTCGGGTTCGTAATGGATCTAATGTCAAGACTGCATTCAGTGCTAAAAACAAATTTACCTCTTTTTTCTTTGGCGAATTATATGAAACATATATGAAAAATCTCTTACCCAGCCAACAAACTCATGGATGA
- a CDS encoding metallophosphoesterase codes for MTRRDDFPLIISPNLGCPQIASVEEFGQKKMFPLIIAGQYGENKMPLKDDFMGTLYLRRSHKGDGDKKDIPLSMNDEPEEIIHWYQLSDFNTVDDTREIIPSEFHYNVMGENTRYWKIMVSIDCKSTEDYETLLLPQKGGKCPPCLYDLVYRDRSEKWERVNYHSVQFVKSFGEGCKFIQVTDLHVATRNDEILDEVLKVKHEKKCGDDIAKRYINFNRNLRKFIQRANSMAEEGNLDFVVITGDLVDFAFHGWGDEINLDENNWKTFINIITGAGKEKERNNPGIKIAVFTSTGNHDWRLHPYDPNLSKYNRDSFGLTEEELKQYKYKSFDSSEYPEDKRVKLAEEITSDTFNKLNLDVLKKTDKWKIQLEKFLATAVGTWLVRILPLLGLIGIGEKINPIANYVSHFAIAGIAGIATWGIHKFIKYQTRKIADFIIDNPLHAEASALHYYFRYINPYLDYAFHYGKHCFIVMDTGSDVFIGQLLDKKEIKYVKKISVKDNILGGAPDSKAFDPEQVYYNWSQIVWLEKVMKAVSRKPDAHGKNFIFLHAPPINSSDDVDMDTMREIVRKEGPAWVPEEECNLTYGTVNYYLSEFFYLCMGYREGDLVKQDVDRKFKLIDIVFSGHAHRNIEFRIEKDKNHKIRIYHDRYSENFNHDKPYAWWGQSPVIVQTASCAVRRLGNQPPYYRLVVINNGGQITEFSHANIP; via the coding sequence TTGACAAGAAGAGATGATTTTCCATTGATAATAAGCCCAAATCTCGGTTGCCCACAGATTGCTTCAGTTGAGGAGTTTGGGCAAAAGAAGATGTTTCCGTTAATAATTGCCGGACAATACGGGGAAAACAAGATGCCCTTGAAGGATGACTTTATGGGAACTTTGTATTTACGACGCTCTCATAAAGGGGATGGAGATAAAAAAGATATTCCACTGTCTATGAACGATGAACCTGAGGAGATTATTCATTGGTATCAACTATCGGATTTCAATACAGTAGACGATACGAGAGAGATTATTCCTAGTGAGTTCCATTACAATGTAATGGGGGAGAATACCCGGTATTGGAAAATCATGGTCAGTATCGATTGTAAAAGCACAGAAGATTATGAAACTCTTCTTTTACCTCAAAAAGGAGGAAAATGCCCCCCATGTCTTTACGATCTGGTATACAGAGACCGATCAGAAAAGTGGGAGAGGGTTAACTACCATTCTGTGCAATTTGTTAAAAGCTTTGGTGAAGGCTGCAAATTCATTCAGGTTACCGATCTTCATGTTGCCACACGAAATGACGAGATACTCGATGAAGTTCTGAAAGTAAAGCATGAGAAGAAATGTGGAGACGACATCGCAAAAAGATACATTAACTTTAACCGTAACCTGAGAAAGTTTATTCAGAGAGCAAACAGTATGGCTGAGGAGGGTAATCTCGATTTTGTTGTAATTACAGGAGATTTGGTAGATTTTGCCTTTCATGGCTGGGGGGATGAAATAAATTTAGATGAAAACAATTGGAAAACTTTTATTAATATAATTACCGGCGCAGGAAAGGAAAAGGAGCGGAACAATCCCGGTATAAAAATAGCGGTTTTTACATCAACCGGGAATCACGATTGGCGTCTCCACCCTTACGATCCAAACCTTTCAAAGTACAATAGAGACAGTTTTGGCTTAACGGAAGAAGAGCTCAAACAGTATAAATACAAATCCTTTGATTCCTCTGAATATCCAGAGGATAAGAGGGTAAAATTGGCAGAAGAGATAACAAGCGATACCTTTAATAAACTGAACCTTGATGTCCTGAAAAAAACCGATAAATGGAAAATACAGTTAGAAAAGTTTCTTGCCACTGCTGTAGGAACCTGGCTCGTACGTATTTTGCCGCTTTTAGGATTGATAGGCATAGGAGAAAAGATAAATCCAATAGCAAATTACGTCTCTCATTTTGCAATTGCCGGAATTGCAGGAATAGCAACATGGGGAATTCATAAATTTATAAAATATCAGACACGTAAAATAGCTGACTTCATTATAGATAATCCCCTCCATGCCGAAGCTAGCGCCCTTCACTATTATTTCAGATATATAAACCCATACCTTGACTATGCCTTTCACTATGGAAAACATTGCTTTATAGTTATGGATACAGGATCCGACGTTTTCATCGGGCAACTTTTGGATAAGAAAGAGATTAAATATGTCAAGAAAATAAGTGTAAAGGATAATATCCTGGGAGGAGCTCCCGATTCAAAGGCATTTGACCCAGAACAGGTTTATTACAATTGGAGCCAAATAGTCTGGTTAGAAAAAGTTATGAAAGCTGTGAGCAGGAAGCCGGATGCTCATGGCAAAAATTTCATCTTTTTGCATGCCCCTCCAATCAACTCATCCGATGATGTTGATATGGATACCATGCGGGAAATTGTAAGAAAGGAAGGACCAGCGTGGGTTCCTGAAGAGGAATGTAATCTTACATACGGAACGGTTAATTATTATCTGAGCGAGTTCTTTTATCTCTGTATGGGTTACAGAGAGGGTGATCTGGTAAAACAGGACGTGGATCGTAAGTTCAAGTTAATAGACATTGTTTTTTCAGGACACGCCCACCGGAATATTGAATTTAGAATAGAGAAAGATAAAAATCATAAGATCAGGATATATCACGACAGGTACAGCGAAAATTTTAACCATGATAAGCCGTATGCATGGTGGGGGCAGAGTCCTGTAATCGTACAGACTGCCTCCTGTGCGGTGCGAAGGCTAGGCAATCAACCGCCATATTATAGACTGGTGGTTATAAACAATGGGGGGCAGATTACTGAATTCTCACATGCAAATATCCCCTAG
- the sucD gene encoding succinate--CoA ligase subunit alpha, which produces MGILINKDTKVICQGITGHAGSFHAGRMLEYGTKLVAGVTPGKGGTKQQGVPVFDSVVDAVKNTGANASVIYVPAPFAADAIMEAAEAGIELVVCITEGVPALDMIRVKKYLSHRKARLIGPNCPGIITPGVCKIGIMPGYIHKSGKVGVVSRSGTLTYEAVWQLTQSGLGQSTCLGIGGDPILGTDFVDILRLFQNDEETHAIVLIGEIGGSAEEEAAEVIKREIAKPVVGFIAGRTAPPGKRMGHAGAIISGGKGTAISKIAALKNAGVIVVNSPADIGKTVAEIIFL; this is translated from the coding sequence ATGGGTATATTAATAAATAAAGATACAAAGGTAATATGCCAGGGAATAACCGGGCATGCGGGCAGTTTTCATGCCGGACGAATGCTGGAATATGGCACTAAACTCGTCGCAGGCGTCACTCCCGGCAAGGGTGGCACAAAACAACAAGGCGTTCCTGTCTTTGACAGTGTAGTCGATGCGGTAAAAAATACGGGGGCAAATGCTTCTGTCATTTATGTACCTGCGCCGTTCGCAGCGGATGCCATCATGGAGGCAGCTGAGGCAGGCATTGAATTGGTGGTCTGCATTACCGAGGGCGTACCTGCGCTGGACATGATCAGGGTAAAAAAATATCTTTCTCACAGGAAGGCGCGTCTTATCGGACCCAACTGCCCTGGTATTATTACGCCTGGTGTATGCAAGATCGGCATTATGCCCGGATATATCCATAAATCAGGCAAGGTGGGGGTTGTTTCACGCAGTGGAACTCTCACCTACGAAGCCGTCTGGCAATTGACCCAGAGCGGTTTAGGACAATCCACGTGCCTTGGCATTGGAGGTGACCCCATTTTGGGAACTGATTTTGTGGACATATTGAGATTGTTTCAAAATGACGAAGAAACACACGCCATTGTATTGATAGGAGAGATTGGCGGAAGCGCAGAGGAAGAAGCCGCAGAGGTAATAAAACGAGAGATTGCAAAACCGGTCGTTGGTTTTATTGCAGGAAGAACGGCGCCGCCAGGCAAACGCATGGGTCATGCCGGGGCGATTATTTCAGGCGGCAAAGGTACAGCAATTTCAAAGATTGCAGCGCTTAAAAATGCAGGCGTTATTGTAGTAAACAGCCCTGCCGATATCGGGAAAACCGTAGCAGAGATAATTTTTCTGTGA
- the sucC gene encoding ADP-forming succinate--CoA ligase subunit beta — protein MKLYEFQAKNILKTYGVCVPRGKAISKGNDASTIFREIGCNRCVVKAQVLAGGRGKSGGIQFVNTPEEAQACVTGMLGTHLVTRQTDQSGAEIKYVLVEEAVSIKKELYLAITIDRSLCKPMLIASAEGGVEIEEVAKRTPAKIIKEPIDIFFGIPPFQARRIASQLNISGALSTKLNNLIMNLFRAFTENDCSLLEINPFAVTTDGEVYALDAKMDIDDNALYRHPEFDQFISYQDVSPAEALARKYRLSYISLDGNIGCLVNGAGLAMATMDIVKLHGGEPANFLDVGGDASLEQVTQAFKIILSDPKVKAVLINIFGGIMKCDIIASGIIQAIKEVGIRIPLVVRLEGTNVEMARKILDNSGLSILSAKDMKEAASMVVKASKENTK, from the coding sequence TTGAAGTTATATGAGTTTCAGGCAAAGAATATCCTCAAAACATATGGTGTTTGTGTTCCTCGCGGTAAAGCCATATCAAAAGGTAATGATGCATCAACAATATTCCGGGAAATTGGTTGCAACCGTTGTGTCGTAAAGGCACAGGTCCTTGCCGGCGGCAGAGGAAAAAGCGGAGGTATCCAATTTGTTAATACGCCCGAAGAAGCCCAGGCATGCGTAACAGGCATGCTCGGTACCCACCTTGTAACACGGCAAACTGACCAAAGCGGCGCAGAAATTAAATATGTTCTCGTTGAAGAAGCCGTTTCGATTAAAAAGGAATTGTACCTCGCTATAACGATTGACCGTTCCCTTTGTAAGCCAATGCTGATTGCCAGCGCTGAAGGAGGTGTAGAAATCGAAGAGGTTGCCAAACGAACACCTGCCAAAATCATCAAAGAACCAATTGACATATTCTTTGGTATACCTCCATTCCAGGCGCGTCGCATCGCTTCTCAATTAAACATATCAGGGGCGCTTTCAACAAAGCTGAATAACCTTATCATGAATCTGTTTCGCGCCTTTACAGAAAATGATTGTTCATTACTGGAAATAAATCCATTCGCTGTGACGACTGATGGTGAGGTATATGCACTCGATGCAAAGATGGACATCGACGACAATGCCCTTTATCGCCACCCGGAATTCGACCAATTCATATCATATCAAGATGTCTCTCCTGCTGAGGCTTTAGCCAGGAAATACAGGCTGAGTTATATAAGCCTTGATGGAAATATTGGATGCCTTGTGAACGGTGCAGGTCTCGCCATGGCCACGATGGATATTGTCAAACTCCATGGCGGAGAACCTGCCAACTTTTTAGATGTCGGTGGTGATGCGTCTTTGGAACAGGTCACACAGGCGTTCAAGATTATTTTGTCCGACCCCAAAGTGAAGGCTGTTTTGATTAATATCTTTGGGGGAATCATGAAGTGTGATATTATCGCGTCCGGTATCATTCAAGCTATCAAAGAAGTAGGCATTCGTATCCCTTTGGTCGTCCGGCTGGAAGGGACTAACGTTGAAATGGCGAGAAAAATACTCGACAATTCCGGTTTAAGTATCCTTTCTGCAAAGGATATGAAAGAAGCCGCAAGTATGGTAGTGAAGGCATCAAAAGAGAATACAAAATAA
- a CDS encoding 2-isopropylmalate synthase — protein sequence MLRFNKRRNTLEPEEYIFQLQDSTEPNLFRDVFPYDKIPKIPFNYRLNPMNPPEEIWITDTTFRDGQQSRPPYTVKQIVDLFDLIHKLGGKKGLIRQCEFFLYNTKDQEAVRKCMERGYKYPEVTGWIRAVKNDFKLVKEMGLKETGILCSSSDYHIYLKLNKTRKQAMDMYLDIVRAALEEGIIPRCHFEDITRSDFYGFVVPFAKELMKLSKESKLPVKIRACDTMGMGVSYPGAALPRSVPGIIYGLNHFAGVPSEYIEWHGHNDFYLAVSNATTAWLYGCSGINGTLLGLGERTGNTPIEALVIEYLALRGDDELIDTTVITEIADYYRNEIGHPISPTQPLVGSEFNVTRAGIHSDGLLKNEEIYNIFDTKKLLNRPIGVSVTDKSGVAGIAQWINIFFELKGNEQIPKSHEGILKIKEWVDKQYIEGRITSISDDEMVEQVRIHLRDFIKSDKLQQSGTAKTK from the coding sequence ATGCTTCGATTTAATAAACGTCGCAACACATTAGAACCCGAAGAGTACATTTTCCAATTGCAAGATTCGACAGAACCAAATCTCTTTAGGGATGTCTTCCCCTATGACAAAATACCAAAGATACCATTCAATTATCGTCTCAATCCTATGAACCCTCCCGAAGAGATATGGATTACGGATACAACTTTTCGGGATGGACAACAATCCCGCCCGCCATACACGGTTAAACAGATTGTTGATCTTTTCGACCTGATTCACAAGCTTGGCGGCAAAAAGGGGCTTATTCGCCAGTGTGAGTTTTTCCTATACAATACAAAAGATCAGGAAGCGGTTAGGAAATGTATGGAACGTGGCTATAAATATCCAGAGGTTACCGGATGGATCAGGGCTGTGAAGAATGACTTCAAATTGGTTAAAGAAATGGGGCTCAAAGAAACTGGTATCTTATGTTCGTCATCAGATTACCATATCTATTTGAAATTAAATAAAACCAGGAAACAGGCAATGGATATGTATCTGGACATTGTGCGGGCCGCGCTGGAAGAGGGTATTATTCCCCGCTGTCACTTCGAGGACATTACCAGGTCTGACTTTTACGGTTTCGTCGTACCCTTTGCCAAGGAGCTAATGAAATTATCTAAAGAAAGCAAACTTCCTGTGAAGATCCGCGCCTGTGATACCATGGGGATGGGAGTCAGTTACCCTGGCGCTGCCTTGCCACGCAGTGTACCTGGTATTATTTACGGACTCAACCACTTTGCAGGCGTCCCTTCCGAATACATCGAATGGCATGGCCATAATGATTTTTACCTGGCGGTAAGCAATGCTACTACCGCATGGCTCTATGGATGCAGTGGAATTAATGGTACATTGTTAGGATTGGGAGAACGTACAGGGAACACACCGATAGAAGCCCTGGTAATCGAATACCTGGCATTACGAGGCGACGACGAACTAATCGATACCACAGTGATTACGGAAATTGCAGATTATTACAGAAATGAAATAGGGCATCCAATCTCTCCGACTCAACCCCTTGTAGGCTCAGAATTCAATGTCACCCGTGCAGGTATCCATTCGGATGGGCTACTGAAAAATGAAGAAATATACAATATTTTTGATACCAAGAAACTCTTAAACAGACCCATTGGTGTTTCCGTAACTGACAAATCTGGTGTGGCTGGAATTGCACAGTGGATTAATATCTTTTTTGAACTGAAAGGAAACGAGCAAATTCCTAAAAGCCACGAGGGTATCTTAAAGATAAAGGAATGGGTGGATAAGCAATACATCGAGGGACGCATTACCTCTATTTCTGATGACGAAATGGTAGAGCAGGTGCGTATCCACCTCCGGGATTTTATTAAATCAGATAAATTACAACAATCCGGAACTGCTAAAACAAAATAA
- a CDS encoding YceI family protein, translating into MAIKEGTYNLTASSGKLSVYTFKEGFLSAVAHDLLIEVTNFRVALNIPAGGINSASVDAEVQANSLKVVCAMKEGQHRYDLLKEKDKTDIEEATFKDVLHPHKYPTINFRSTGIQEKEGIYHVKGELTLHGVTRSVEFDAQPTEKGLKGKITLAQKDFGIKPYKALLGTLKVKNEIEVVFDLLLG; encoded by the coding sequence ATGGCTATTAAAGAAGGTACCTATAATCTAACAGCAAGTTCGGGAAAGTTGTCTGTCTATACTTTTAAGGAAGGATTTCTGAGTGCGGTCGCCCACGATCTATTGATTGAGGTAACCAATTTTCGAGTTGCTCTCAACATTCCAGCCGGAGGCATTAATTCGGCAAGTGTAGATGCAGAAGTTCAGGCAAATTCGTTAAAAGTAGTATGCGCTATGAAAGAGGGCCAACATCGGTATGATCTGTTAAAAGAAAAAGATAAAACAGATATCGAAGAAGCCACTTTCAAGGATGTGTTACACCCCCATAAATATCCTACTATCAACTTTCGTTCTACTGGCATTCAGGAAAAGGAAGGCATTTATCACGTAAAAGGGGAACTTACCTTGCACGGCGTTACACGTTCCGTAGAATTTGATGCGCAACCTACGGAAAAAGGTTTAAAAGGAAAGATTACCCTAGCTCAAAAAGATTTTGGAATAAAACCCTACAAGGCTTTATTGGGCACCCTCAAGGTTAAAAACGAGATAGAGGTTGTCTTTGACCTGTTGTTAGGCTAG